CTCTGTCCTATGACTTAGGAAATGGCCCTGAAAGTCAGGAATTAGCTCAAGAGACATTCCAGCTTAACCTGAAGAAGGTGGAACTCAAATCCATTACTAATGTCTCCTTGATGAAGGTTGAAAATGGCCAGACAAAATTGATGCCTACTCTGGCTGAAAAGCCAGCCAATCTGGATCAATATTACCTGCACTTTACATCCGACCAGTTCAAGGATACTGTCCTGCCGGTTACTTCTATCGAGGAAGTGGTCGTTGATAACCAGCCTGTCTTTAAGATTCAGGCTCAGCTGCCAGACTTGCTGCAAAGAAGCGTAACCGGTCTTCAAAACAGCTTTGATTTCTATCTGGAAAAGGCTAAGAAGCGTGAAGGAAATGTCTACTATGACTTCCAAGACCTCTTGGACGGCATCAAGGAAAATCCTTCTGGAACCTTTATTCTGGGCCGCAGTATCAGTGCCAAGCTGATTGACAAACCTGCCAACAGCAAGTCTTACCTGCAAGGTGAGTTCAAAGGCCAGCTGATTGGTGGGCAAAATGGTGAGCGCCATGCGATTTTAGACTTGGCACATCCTCTATTTGATACGATTACTGGCGGAACGGTCAAGGATATTGACTTTAAGCGGGTCAATATGGTTTATCCAGATTCGCAAGCGGGCGATACAATTGCCACAATTGCTGCTCGCTTGAAGAATAAAGGAGTAATCGAAAACGTCAATGTCCAAGGATACTTGGAAGGAAGAGACCATATTGCTGGTCTTGTTAACAATATAGAAGGCCAATCTCGCGTTGAAAATGTTTCCTTTAAGGGCCGTATTAAGTCCAAGGGTGGAAACTCTGTGACAGGCGGTATCGCAGGAAGTAACGCTATGTCCTTGGTTAAACGCGCGTATGTCGAAGCCGATATTTGGGTCAAGAGTGGTCAAAATGCAGGTATGCTGGTCGCTCAAAACTTCACGGACTATTCAGGTTCAGGCTGGGGTAATTGGGGCAGATTGATGCAATCAGTTGCCAAAGGTAAGTTAGAGGATGCAGGCTCAAGAAATTCAGCTGGTATCGCTGCTTCCATTTGGCCGTATGGAACTATCAATGACACCGTCAGCTATGCCACAGTAGTGAACGGTAAAGAGCTCTTTAGCTCAGATAATGAGATTACGGATGCTTGGATGGGGCAAAAACTCCAAAATCTCTTTGGTGTTCAGGGACAAAGCTCTGGAACCAAGACAGGAAAAGATGCCAAGTTCCGTCGCTTGACAGAAGCTGAAGCGGAGCAAAAAGTCAAGAGCTATCAGATTACCGCCCTTGACCAAAGCAGCGCAAATGAAGTCACATCTGAAAAGTTAAACGCTTCTATCCTAAGAACAAGTACTTATCAAGATAAGCAAGGTTACAAAGTAGAAAATGAACAGCTTTATCAGAACTTCGAGCGCTTTATGCCTTTCTACAATCAAGAGTTCTTGATTCATGAGGCCAATAAGCTGGTGGACGCTGGTAAGGCGGGCGATCTGTTGACTAAGAAAGTTCTATCAGTTCAAGCGCTGAAGGGCAACCAGTTTGTTGCTGGCGGAACGGATGCAGATAAGATATTAGTCCATTTTGCAGACGGAAGCAAGATCATCTACAATCTTCAAAATCAAGCACGATTTGAACAGACGACTCTGCCAGAATATCAAATCGCAGAGCTTGGTACGGTCTATACTCCAAATCACTCAACGGCTGTCAAAGAAGACTTGCTGACCCAGCTGACTGAGAGCTTGAAGAGTTTTGAGCTGTACAGTGATGAAGTCTATCAATCTGTTGGTCTTCCAAATGATAATGACAGGGTCAACAAAGTCAAGCGCCTCTTCTTGGATGAATCTCTGGCTGAGGTGAAAGCCAACTTGCAGGATATGATTAGTAAAATCCTTGCTAATGAATGGACAAGATTCCATGCTGATAATCCAGCAGCCAATGAAGCTCTGAAAGCTAAAATCGAAGAGAATAAGACCGCTATCATGCTCGGTCTGACCTACCTCAACCGTTATTACGATCTCAAGTTTGGTAACTACAACCTCAAGGAGCTGGTGCTCTTCAAACCAGACTTCTATGGTGAAAAAGTACCATTGCTAGATCGCTTGATTAAGATTGGACGTTCGACAGAAAATCAACTGAAAGGGGCAGACAATGTCAATATGTTTGCACGTCAGTTGAAGGCTGAGTCCAAGTCTAGTGATTTGGTGGCTTACTTGGATTACAACCGTCGTCTTTTGACTGACTTTGCGGATATGGATTCTTGGTTCAAAGATGCAACCCGAGGATTTATTCAGTTTGAAGAACGCCAGTCAGAAGTCGAGGAGATCAAGTCTGCTAAGTATCGCGTCTTTGATAACCTCAATTCTGAATATTTCAGCAACTATATCCTTCCGCTGCTAACCTTGAAGAATACGCGCTTAGCCATTCTGTCAAACTATAGCACCATGGCCTTTGTCAACAGAGACAAGCGCCGGTCATGGTCTGATGAACGATTTAATGCGCGCATCAAGGAAGTAGCGACCCAGCATCGAAATCACGTAGACACTTGGTACAAACTGCTCTCAGATAATATCAAGCCAAGAATGGTCAAGGAAAATGTAACGGCTGTATGGGATGGTTTCGATGTAGAAGGGCGTGGCTGGATTGATGTCAACGGAAATGATAATAAGGGCAATCCTTATGCACCATCCCGCGAGTTCTTTAACCTAGTTGGCGGCAGAGCTGGTGGCTGGTACAAGTCAAATGGCTACGGTGCCCATGCTGCTGGTTCAATCCGTGTGAACTTCGAGGCCTTTGACCTCTTGACGGAATATGGTGTGTCCGTCTTCACTCACGAACTCACCCACGTCAATGACAGAGATATTTATCTGGGCGGTCACGGCAGACGACAAGGTATCGGACCAGAAGGGTATGCCCAAGGTATGCTCCAGTCACCTGTTCCTGATCAGCCGGGCTGGGGTGCTTTGGGTCTCAATATGGCCTTTGATCGTCCAAATAATGGCAGCCTCATTTTCAATAGCTCGCCAAGTCTCTTCAAGAACCGAGCAGACATCGACCATTACATGAAGGGATATAATGATACCCTCATGCTGCTGGATTACCTTGAAGGCCAAGCGGTTGTAGATAAAGGAAATGAAGCAGCAGCCAAATGGTTCAAGAAGGTTGAACCGAAAGTTGTGGATCCTCGAACCCAATACGACGTCGTAAGAGAGTTGACGGCTGAGGAGAAAGCGAATATGTCTGTCTCATCTGTAGATGACTTGGTTGACCAAGGCTTGCTGTCTAACCGTGCGGTTGACAATCGAACCTATAATCCTGCTGACTATGACTCTAGTTACATTGCCATCGACTTTATGACGGGTATCTATGGCGGCGGCCAAAACAATACTGGAGCGCCAGGCGCCTTGATGTTCAAGCATAATACCTTCAGAATCTGGGGTTACTATGGCTATGAAAAAGGCTTTGTAAGCTATGCTTCCAATAAACACCGTAAGACAGCCAATGAGCAAGGTGTGACTGGTTTGAGCGATAACTTTATCATCAAGCAAATTTCTGAAGGCGAATTTGAAACCATGGAAGCCTTCAAGAAAGCTTACTTCAGAAAAGTTGTGGATAAAGCACAAAGCTCAGGTATTAAGCCGGTGACTGTCAACGGAAAAGTCTATACGACTTATGAAGAGTTGAAAGCTGGCTTTGCAGAAGCTGTTGACAAGGATCTGAAGAAGTCTCGTGTCGATGAACGGGCAACCAAGGACTTCAAGTATGCTGTCTTTACACAATTGCTGAAGAACACCAACAGCTTTATGGATGAAAACTCCATTTGGGGTTCCTAAGAAAAAGTGTTAGATTTGCTGCACGTGTAACTGCAAATAATGACCTTTAGAAATATGCGATAAATAACCCATTTGAATTTGTTCTG
This window of the Streptococcus sanguinis genome carries:
- a CDS encoding SIALI-17 repeat-containing surface protein, with translation MKRFEKVQERIQKYSIRKLSVGVGSVAIAALIFGSFLSSSTVAADEVGGGATAHYTYVEEQELTEQEKGLIKKGLPENLQTGENYYLIYRRKDKQAVLPNTGHNVQPLLSLFAGTAILAVLVFSRKKSGKLLGVLLLGSLGQTLLQSPQAFALENRELLSYNRQVAVSSTVSEADVTIAGYSYIGYFTASDLRALTGSKPASLPAGQEARGQAELSEASKEDSDSIDRAAQAGSLYQLNPDESDSGQIGKLPTPTPTPAPNPSPAPQPSNPPIETAKGESLQEPALPEYSGAVNGESLVQADNPVYTEPVGTVGDTAPIEPALPEYTGGINGESVVQAENPVYTAPISVVSDTAPVEPALPEYTGGVNGESAVQEELPVYDAPVGTAGDIAPVQPALPEYTGGVNGESTVQPEQPSLHTDIKLETIEPQVVHKTDDSKYLDEETTVEGNPGQKEIVTSYEVLDGNRISEPQTTERILHEAVDTVVTRGSKARINKEELSKQLALAAAVDPAVYTNQSYQQLQAIKNMAATVYQTSSSQDEVDAGVNQLKQALADLLALKVAPSLTVSAVNKDELQKSAQIQYQLTDRDQAFTSAHVRLKKDGQLIAEQNLAAGQLTANFSGLDYYTLYKIETTLSYDLGNGPESQELAQETFQLNLKKVELKSITNVSLMKVENGQTKLMPTLAEKPANLDQYYLHFTSDQFKDTVLPVTSIEEVVVDNQPVFKIQAQLPDLLQRSVTGLQNSFDFYLEKAKKREGNVYYDFQDLLDGIKENPSGTFILGRSISAKLIDKPANSKSYLQGEFKGQLIGGQNGERHAILDLAHPLFDTITGGTVKDIDFKRVNMVYPDSQAGDTIATIAARLKNKGVIENVNVQGYLEGRDHIAGLVNNIEGQSRVENVSFKGRIKSKGGNSVTGGIAGSNAMSLVKRAYVEADIWVKSGQNAGMLVAQNFTDYSGSGWGNWGRLMQSVAKGKLEDAGSRNSAGIAASIWPYGTINDTVSYATVVNGKELFSSDNEITDAWMGQKLQNLFGVQGQSSGTKTGKDAKFRRLTEAEAEQKVKSYQITALDQSSANEVTSEKLNASILRTSTYQDKQGYKVENEQLYQNFERFMPFYNQEFLIHEANKLVDAGKAGDLLTKKVLSVQALKGNQFVAGGTDADKILVHFADGSKIIYNLQNQARFEQTTLPEYQIAELGTVYTPNHSTAVKEDLLTQLTESLKSFELYSDEVYQSVGLPNDNDRVNKVKRLFLDESLAEVKANLQDMISKILANEWTRFHADNPAANEALKAKIEENKTAIMLGLTYLNRYYDLKFGNYNLKELVLFKPDFYGEKVPLLDRLIKIGRSTENQLKGADNVNMFARQLKAESKSSDLVAYLDYNRRLLTDFADMDSWFKDATRGFIQFEERQSEVEEIKSAKYRVFDNLNSEYFSNYILPLLTLKNTRLAILSNYSTMAFVNRDKRRSWSDERFNARIKEVATQHRNHVDTWYKLLSDNIKPRMVKENVTAVWDGFDVEGRGWIDVNGNDNKGNPYAPSREFFNLVGGRAGGWYKSNGYGAHAAGSIRVNFEAFDLLTEYGVSVFTHELTHVNDRDIYLGGHGRRQGIGPEGYAQGMLQSPVPDQPGWGALGLNMAFDRPNNGSLIFNSSPSLFKNRADIDHYMKGYNDTLMLLDYLEGQAVVDKGNEAAAKWFKKVEPKVVDPRTQYDVVRELTAEEKANMSVSSVDDLVDQGLLSNRAVDNRTYNPADYDSSYIAIDFMTGIYGGGQNNTGAPGALMFKHNTFRIWGYYGYEKGFVSYASNKHRKTANEQGVTGLSDNFIIKQISEGEFETMEAFKKAYFRKVVDKAQSSGIKPVTVNGKVYTTYEELKAGFAEAVDKDLKKSRVDERATKDFKYAVFTQLLKNTNSFMDENSIWGS